A region of Nitrospirota bacterium DNA encodes the following proteins:
- a CDS encoding cache domain-containing protein yields the protein MKIRNLLILITAAIIIISMASVTSVAVFTIKKQGQDDVEKYKAEELAKVRHNLKDLVYMAYGFVEKNDKTAHDKNFIEKYYGVRLKDAISIVEPILVAYANMAKENKMTLPQAKKEAFDVIKSMRYDNGTGYFWINDTTLPYPRMIMHPILPELDGKVLTDPKFNCALGKNENLFQAFAEVTQAKGEGFVDYLWPKPKGDFKTLVPKLSYVKLFKEWDIIIGTGIYIDDALKEAMEKSKVDLSNIRYDEGTGYFWINDTTLPYPRMIMHPILPELDGKVLNDPMFENAMNKKQNLFQAIAEACNNKEGEGFVDYRWPKPSKDGLNKPVPKLSFVKVYKPWGWIIGTGVYIDNIEKETARKTLAINEQISKVIRKFLLISLVVLIAGITAVIIISKTLTVPISRLANSIRKIKKEGIYSGESPVAGTVETKELGEIFNSMLSDLKNSDATNKALMNKLSDHNRTLEQKVAERTSELQNTLTKVREANNKILNGIRYAKIIQGSLLPDRDTVLAHLPNSLFIWMPKDIVSGDIYFTEILEHSYLIAIVDCTGHGVPGAFMTMIASSSLKKIINEDLCHNPAEILKRLNHAVKSLLLTNSEHDLFDVGMDAAVCVLKPRERVLEFSGARLPLYCISDGKVEVLKGDRQSIGYKDSPLDLNFKTEKVKMSDGMSFYLATDGYVDQTGGNYGFSFGNRRFRALLREICKNPFHRQREMLISTFNEHIGNNERLDDVTVIGFSI from the coding sequence ATGAAGATTAGGAATTTACTCATACTTATAACAGCTGCAATCATCATAATATCAATGGCCTCTGTCACATCTGTAGCAGTATTTACAATTAAGAAGCAAGGGCAGGATGATGTAGAGAAGTACAAGGCGGAGGAGTTGGCGAAAGTCAGGCATAATCTCAAAGATCTGGTTTATATGGCCTATGGTTTCGTGGAAAAGAACGATAAGACAGCGCATGACAAGAATTTTATAGAAAAATACTACGGTGTACGGCTGAAAGACGCTATAAGCATAGTTGAGCCAATTCTCGTAGCATATGCTAACATGGCAAAAGAAAATAAAATGACTCTCCCTCAGGCAAAAAAGGAGGCTTTTGATGTAATCAAAAGCATGAGGTATGATAACGGTACCGGATATTTTTGGATAAACGACACAACATTGCCCTACCCACGCATGATTATGCACCCGATTTTGCCTGAGCTTGACGGCAAAGTCCTAACTGATCCGAAATTCAATTGCGCTTTGGGCAAAAATGAGAACCTTTTTCAGGCCTTTGCAGAGGTCACGCAGGCAAAAGGAGAAGGTTTCGTTGACTACTTGTGGCCAAAACCAAAAGGTGATTTCAAAACCCTTGTACCCAAACTTTCATACGTTAAATTGTTCAAAGAATGGGACATTATTATCGGAACCGGTATTTATATTGATGATGCTCTAAAGGAGGCTATGGAAAAAAGCAAGGTTGACCTAAGCAACATAAGGTATGATGAAGGTACCGGATATTTCTGGATAAACGACACGACACTACCCTACCCACGCATGATTATGCACCCGATTTTGCCTGAACTTGACGGCAAGGTTCTTAATGATCCTATGTTTGAAAACGCCATGAACAAAAAGCAAAACCTTTTTCAGGCGATAGCAGAAGCGTGTAACAATAAGGAAGGAGAAGGTTTTGTAGATTATAGATGGCCAAAACCTTCGAAAGACGGACTAAACAAGCCCGTTCCGAAATTGTCCTTTGTAAAGGTTTATAAGCCATGGGGATGGATTATAGGGACCGGGGTTTATATAGACAACATAGAGAAAGAAACTGCCCGAAAGACATTGGCAATTAATGAACAGATAAGTAAAGTAATAAGAAAGTTCCTTTTGATCTCGTTAGTTGTGCTTATCGCAGGGATAACAGCTGTCATCATTATTTCAAAAACTCTTACCGTACCGATCAGCAGACTTGCCAACTCAATCAGAAAGATAAAAAAGGAAGGCATATACTCAGGGGAATCTCCAGTGGCAGGCACTGTGGAAACCAAAGAACTTGGAGAGATATTCAACAGCATGCTCTCAGATCTTAAAAACAGCGACGCAACAAACAAAGCGCTTATGAACAAGCTCTCGGACCACAACAGGACACTGGAACAGAAAGTGGCCGAAAGAACGTCTGAGCTTCAGAACACTCTGACAAAGGTCAGAGAGGCCAACAATAAGATACTCAACGGCATTCGTTATGCAAAGATAATCCAGGGTTCGCTTTTGCCTGACCGCGATACGGTTTTGGCGCATTTGCCGAATAGTCTGTTTATATGGATGCCAAAGGATATCGTCAGCGGAGACATATACTTTACCGAGATTCTTGAACACAGTTATCTCATCGCCATAGTGGACTGCACAGGCCACGGGGTGCCAGGAGCTTTTATGACTATGATTGCGTCGTCAAGTTTGAAGAAGATAATCAACGAAGACCTCTGCCATAACCCGGCAGAGATACTGAAGAGGCTAAATCATGCAGTAAAATCGCTTTTGCTCACCAACTCCGAACACGATCTCTTCGACGTTGGGATGGATGCCGCCGTGTGTGTACTAAAACCACGTGAGAGAGTGTTGGAATTCTCCGGGGCCAGGTTGCCGCTTTATTGCATCAGTGACGGTAAGGTCGAGGTTTTAAAAGGCGACAGGCAAAGCATAGGATACAAAGACTCGCCTTTGGATCTCAATTTCAAGACCGAAAAGGTTAAGATGTCCGACGGCATGTCATTTTACCTTGCGACCGACGGTTATGTCGATCAGACAGGAGGCAATTATGGCTTCTCCTTTGGCAACAGGCGCTTCAGAGCGCTATTGCGTGAAATATGCAAAAACCCCTTCCACCGCCAACGGGAAATGCTTATTAGTACCTTTAACGAACATATCGGAAACAACGAACGACTGGATGACGTAACTGTCATAGGGTTTAGTATATAA
- a CDS encoding DUF1987 domain-containing protein translates to MQELAIDATKSTPRIFFDKDKKILEIKGESYPENTSEFYDPFFKWLYKHLEGLNEESFTVNIELIYFNSSSSKILMNLFDRLEENAEGGKNIAVNWIYDKKNESSLEYGEEFKEDLTTLKFNLVEKD, encoded by the coding sequence ATGCAAGAACTTGCAATAGATGCTACAAAGAGTACTCCGAGGATTTTTTTCGATAAAGATAAAAAAATTCTTGAGATCAAAGGCGAATCATATCCTGAAAACACATCAGAATTTTACGATCCTTTCTTTAAGTGGCTCTACAAACATCTCGAAGGGCTAAATGAGGAAAGCTTTACCGTAAATATCGAGCTTATATACTTCAACAGCAGTTCTTCAAAGATACTTATGAACCTGTTTGACAGGCTTGAAGAGAATGCCGAAGGAGGCAAAAATATCGCCGTCAACTGGATTTATGATAAAAAGAATGAAAGTTCCCTTGAATATGGAGAGGAGTTTAAGGAGGACCTGACAACGCTAAAATTCAATCTCGTGGAGAAAGACTAA
- a CDS encoding zinc ribbon domain-containing protein, giving the protein MPMYEYECLQCKDIFEIIQKFSDSPMTTCNKCGGELRKLISNTAFVLKGEGWYVTDYPSKDRKAALRKEKPGLSSKDTSGSGDSSKSEASTKTDTATKTETKDSSGSAESAKTVTK; this is encoded by the coding sequence ATGCCGATGTACGAGTATGAATGTTTACAGTGTAAGGATATTTTTGAGATAATACAGAAATTCAGCGATTCACCCATGACAACCTGTAATAAATGTGGCGGAGAGCTTAGGAAACTAATATCTAACACTGCTTTTGTGTTAAAGGGAGAGGGCTGGTATGTGACAGATTATCCCTCTAAGGACAGAAAAGCTGCACTAAGGAAAGAAAAACCTGGCCTCTCATCTAAAGATACCTCAGGCTCCGGAGATAGTTCAAAGTCAGAGGCTTCAACTAAAACAGATACAGCAACTAAGACAGAAACTAAGGACAGCTCAGGTTCTGCTGAATCTGCAAAGACAGTAACTAAATAA
- a CDS encoding HD-GYP domain-containing protein → MNKNLMFSREEQTLIRAEKIASDERCKDSPLYAEFMYLANQYQRLLKQSMRVIRLSDKQQSGLIFELEQAFESFIRTLVTTIEAKHQFTAGHSARVTEYVLFIGDKIGISAEDMEVLKYAGLLHDIGKIGIPDSVLTKNGHFSPDERQIMKEHSVWTWRILSGIHLPRNLCEIPRMAACHHEKMDGTGYPYGLKGDEIPFFSRILAVGDVFDALTSRRDYPKYVGEKVLSVEPMSIEMALLVLAKDQNTHFDPSVVSVLLNHRSEFEILWQELHKKAVT, encoded by the coding sequence ATGAATAAAAACTTGATGTTCAGCAGAGAGGAGCAGACGCTCATTCGGGCAGAGAAAATAGCCAGTGATGAGCGTTGTAAAGACTCGCCATTGTATGCCGAGTTCATGTACCTGGCTAACCAGTATCAGAGATTGCTCAAACAGTCCATGCGGGTGATTCGCTTAAGCGACAAGCAGCAAAGCGGCCTGATATTTGAACTGGAGCAAGCTTTCGAAAGCTTTATCCGCACCCTGGTCACCACCATTGAGGCGAAGCACCAATTCACGGCCGGCCACTCTGCGCGTGTCACAGAATATGTTCTGTTTATCGGCGACAAAATTGGCATAAGCGCCGAGGATATGGAAGTGCTCAAATATGCAGGATTACTCCACGATATAGGGAAAATCGGTATTCCTGACTCAGTGCTGACTAAAAATGGGCATTTTTCACCTGATGAACGCCAGATAATGAAGGAGCACTCTGTCTGGACATGGCGGATATTATCCGGCATCCATCTGCCTCGTAATTTGTGCGAGATACCTAGAATGGCTGCATGTCACCACGAGAAGATGGATGGGACCGGTTACCCTTATGGCCTGAAAGGAGATGAAATTCCGTTTTTTTCCAGGATCCTCGCCGTAGGCGATGTGTTCGATGCACTGACCTCACGCCGTGATTATCCAAAATACGTAGGTGAAAAAGTTCTAAGTGTTGAGCCCATGTCCATAGAGATGGCATTGTTAGTCCTTGCGAAAGATCAGAACACTCATTTCGATCCATCCGTAGTATCCGTATTACTAAATCACCGGAGTGAATTTGAAATCCTGTGGCAGGAGTTGCACAAAAAGGCGGTTACCTAA
- a CDS encoding tetratricopeptide repeat protein, with protein MPDNHENTYKELLIYLQNIDVSFVIVEVNEPARQEAIVAELTAALSGRKITTVNLQDTDVSTGYLTEIRKHIDINPSVEILLILNIHKVKMESADDATALLTNMNLSRELYLKLNKVLVFFLPTYFVDLVIKTAKDFFSYVSITFKFLDVDKQPFMELSSPEEYFNEQEVNNRILFLENTLNTYKLTERERGKVFYDLGENYRKVYKYDTALKNYSKSLKIVQEIGDKQGEGAALNNIGQIYHAIGDYETAYKYLRESLEISKEIGNEQGIGVALDNIGQIYHIRGDYDSALTYYKYGLEILKNVDKKGEGTALNSNGLIYYAKGDYDTALKYLFESLKVRREIGDKKGEGITLSNIGEIYRVKSDYESALKYLLESLKITREIGDKKQEGITLNNISQIHNVKGDHNSTLEYLLESLKIKKEIKDILGYARSLFNLAMLYKATGKTRESAKCLNEVTEINKTLKSYDISQKLKRNFGIEG; from the coding sequence GTGCCGGATAACCACGAAAATACATACAAAGAACTTCTTATATATCTTCAAAACATTGATGTATCTTTTGTAATTGTTGAAGTTAACGAACCCGCCAGACAAGAAGCTATAGTCGCAGAGCTTACAGCCGCTCTCTCAGGTAGAAAAATTACGACAGTTAATTTGCAAGATACTGATGTCAGTACCGGATATTTAACTGAAATAAGAAAGCATATTGACATCAACCCTTCTGTGGAAATCTTGTTGATTCTGAATATTCACAAAGTGAAAATGGAAAGCGCTGACGATGCTACCGCTTTACTTACCAACATGAACTTAAGCAGAGAGCTTTATTTAAAATTAAATAAAGTGTTGGTTTTTTTCCTTCCCACCTATTTTGTTGATCTTGTGATAAAAACTGCCAAAGACTTTTTTTCTTATGTATCCATAACTTTTAAATTCCTTGATGTTGATAAACAACCCTTTATGGAACTATCGTCTCCGGAAGAATATTTTAACGAGCAGGAAGTTAATAACAGAATATTGTTTTTAGAAAATACGCTAAACACTTATAAACTTACCGAAAGAGAACGTGGTAAAGTTTTTTATGACCTTGGTGAAAATTATAGAAAAGTATATAAATACGACACGGCTCTTAAGAATTATAGTAAAAGTTTAAAAATAGTTCAGGAGATTGGCGATAAACAGGGAGAAGGGGCTGCTTTAAATAACATTGGACAGATATATCATGCAATAGGTGATTATGAAACCGCCTATAAGTATCTGCGTGAGAGTTTAGAAATCAGCAAGGAGATTGGCAATGAACAGGGAATAGGGGTTGCTTTAGATAATATCGGTCAGATATATCATATTAGAGGCGATTATGACTCCGCTCTTACATATTATAAGTATGGTTTAGAAATCCTGAAAAATGTTGATAAAAAGGGGGAGGGGACTGCTTTAAATAGTAACGGTCTTATATATTATGCCAAAGGCGATTATGACACCGCCCTTAAGTATCTGTTTGAGAGTTTAAAAGTCAGGAGAGAGATTGGCGATAAAAAGGGGGAAGGGATTACTTTAAGTAATATTGGTGAAATTTATAGAGTAAAAAGCGATTATGAGTCAGCCCTTAAGTATCTGCTTGAGAGTTTAAAGATAACGAGAGAAATTGGCGATAAAAAACAGGAGGGGATTACTTTAAATAACATCAGCCAGATACATAATGTCAAAGGCGATCATAATTCCACGCTTGAATATCTGCTTGAGAGTTTAAAAATCAAGAAGGAGATTAAGGATATTTTGGGTTATGCACGTTCTCTTTTTAACCTTGCGATGTTATACAAGGCAACAGGCAAAACGAGGGAGTCAGCAAAGTGCCTGAACGAGGTGACAGAAATCAATAAAACGTTAAAAAGTTATGATATCTCACAGAAATTAAAGAGGAACTTTGGGATAGAGGGGTGA
- a CDS encoding Hsp20/alpha crystallin family protein, with protein sequence MSDITQVMKESEATEKPERTRAAKVYTPAVDIVEKDGDIVLTADMPGVDESTVEVTLLDNVLTIYGTVGEMAPEGYKLSYAEYKVGDYERSFTLSDQIQKDKIEAKLQNGVLNLVLPKVDEVKTRKIEIKTAA encoded by the coding sequence ATGTCAGATATAACACAAGTAATGAAAGAATCAGAAGCAACAGAGAAACCTGAAAGGACAAGGGCAGCTAAAGTTTATACACCGGCTGTGGATATTGTGGAAAAGGATGGGGATATAGTGCTTACAGCGGATATGCCTGGAGTGGATGAGAGCACGGTTGAGGTAACACTTCTTGACAATGTGCTGACCATATACGGGACAGTTGGGGAAATGGCACCAGAGGGCTATAAACTCTCATACGCCGAGTATAAAGTGGGCGACTATGAAAGGAGCTTCACTCTATCTGACCAGATACAGAAAGACAAGATAGAGGCAAAGCTTCAAAACGGAGTGCTAAACCTCGTGCTTCCAAAGGTGGATGAAGTAAAGACAAGGAAAATAGAGATCAAAACCGCAGCCTGA
- a CDS encoding tetratricopeptide repeat protein, with translation MATSVESKWKKGDEIIRRYEVIDIKAGGMGIVYICYDRRFKKKVALKTLQQQYLNSKTLSARFMWEAETWVRLEKHQNIVQAEYVTKIEDLPFICLEYIEGSEKYGAELKGWIRKGGIDLPGSINFALQFCNGMVHASVKFKEMRRPFIYRDVKPANIMVTADKTVKITDFGLVKLALEPEAKADKKRTNNDEPEDFAMTQTGTIVGTPYYMSPEQWLNKELDERADIYAFGCVFYEMITGAPPFSAKNLDDIKELHLRATPKPIPDLPGKLTALIGTCLKKDREKRYSSFNVIRDELNDMYHSFTGSRVYQDDNSDTMKSWELINKGISLFNLKYYNEALECFNAALRLKASNPDAYRSRGSTFHALGRYDEAISDFKDSIRLNPKSAETYYNRGVTFFAAGRSEKAVDDYTKAIELDENYAEAYFNRGVVLRKLGKLDEAIEDYGQAIRVKPDYVKAYQSRGNAHFATGNYEAAAADYKKAYKLNRTSLDALFNLALTCEYLEKTENALLYWKLFLSETKNSPQHSAKADTARAHIKSLS, from the coding sequence ATGGCAACAAGTGTTGAGAGCAAATGGAAAAAAGGCGACGAAATTATAAGGCGTTATGAGGTCATTGACATTAAAGCCGGCGGCATGGGGATTGTCTATATTTGCTATGACCGCAGATTTAAGAAAAAGGTTGCCCTAAAAACCCTTCAACAACAGTATCTAAACAGCAAAACTCTCAGTGCCCGGTTTATGTGGGAGGCTGAGACGTGGGTGCGGCTTGAAAAGCATCAAAATATAGTACAGGCAGAGTATGTTACTAAAATAGAGGATTTGCCGTTTATCTGCCTTGAGTACATAGAGGGGAGCGAAAAGTACGGGGCTGAACTAAAGGGCTGGATAAGAAAAGGCGGTATAGATTTGCCCGGCAGCATCAACTTTGCCCTGCAGTTTTGTAACGGCATGGTGCATGCCTCCGTTAAGTTTAAAGAGATGAGGCGACCGTTTATTTACAGGGATGTAAAACCCGCCAACATTATGGTTACAGCAGATAAAACGGTAAAGATAACAGATTTCGGCCTTGTAAAGCTTGCATTGGAGCCTGAGGCTAAAGCAGACAAAAAACGCACAAATAATGACGAGCCGGAGGATTTTGCTATGACTCAAACCGGTACAATTGTTGGCACTCCTTACTACATGTCACCAGAGCAGTGGCTAAATAAGGAGTTGGATGAAAGAGCTGACATTTATGCGTTTGGCTGCGTTTTTTATGAAATGATTACAGGCGCCCCCCCATTTTCAGCAAAAAACCTGGATGACATAAAAGAACTCCACCTAAGAGCAACCCCAAAGCCTATCCCTGATTTACCAGGCAAACTTACAGCTCTGATAGGCACCTGTCTTAAGAAAGACAGAGAAAAAAGATATAGCAGTTTCAACGTTATACGGGACGAACTCAACGACATGTATCATTCCTTTACCGGTTCAAGGGTGTATCAGGATGACAACTCAGACACCATGAAATCATGGGAGCTTATTAATAAAGGCATATCGCTGTTTAATCTTAAATACTATAATGAAGCTCTTGAGTGTTTTAATGCGGCGTTGAGACTTAAAGCCTCAAATCCGGATGCTTACAGAAGCCGCGGTAGCACATTCCACGCACTAGGGCGGTATGATGAGGCGATAAGCGATTTTAAGGATTCAATACGATTAAACCCAAAATCTGCCGAGACGTATTACAATCGTGGTGTTACCTTTTTTGCCGCAGGCCGAAGCGAAAAAGCTGTGGATGACTACACAAAAGCAATAGAGCTTGATGAAAACTATGCTGAGGCTTACTTTAACCGTGGTGTTGTTTTAAGAAAACTTGGCAAGTTAGACGAGGCCATAGAGGACTACGGACAGGCCATACGTGTAAAACCAGACTATGTTAAGGCCTACCAAAGCCGTGGAAATGCGCACTTTGCCACGGGTAACTACGAGGCGGCTGCGGCAGATTATAAAAAAGCTTATAAATTAAACAGAACTTCACTGGATGCCCTCTTCAATCTTGCCCTTACCTGTGAGTATCTTGAGAAAACTGAGAATGCTTTGCTGTATTGGAAACTTTTTCTGTCTGAGACAAAAAACTCCCCACAGCATAGTGCTAAGGCAGACACTGCCAGGGCTCACATCAAATCTCTCTCATGA
- a CDS encoding helix-turn-helix domain-containing protein, giving the protein MSTSGEIESFFEIDEIRTELTKGPEFYTLDEIAKMLRLSYITMYRLVEIGDIAASKVAGRWRITKSALQHYLESRHPFNMED; this is encoded by the coding sequence ATGAGTACTTCAGGGGAAATTGAATCATTTTTTGAGATTGACGAAATAAGGACTGAGTTAACTAAGGGGCCGGAGTTTTACACTCTTGATGAGATAGCAAAGATGCTGAGGTTGAGTTATATAACCATGTACCGGCTTGTTGAGATAGGCGATATAGCGGCCTCAAAGGTAGCTGGCAGATGGAGAATAACAAAAAGCGCTTTACAGCATTATCTTGAAAGCCGTCATCCGTTCAATATGGAGGATTAA
- a CDS encoding Hsp20/alpha crystallin family protein, with amino-acid sequence MMFGRRLTGRDLFGFGLDPWGGFGNLEDSMSKIQNQIAERMSEAQKEINKAFTNVDKPYSGQIPAVNVWTKEDGAYLTCQIPGVTPEDMEISVTGKTLTLKGSRKAETLEEQQSYHRAERWTGNFVRTLSLPFDIDANKVDANFSKGTLSVTLPMAEAEKPRKIEIKSQ; translated from the coding sequence ATGATGTTTGGACGACGTTTAACAGGAAGAGATTTATTTGGATTTGGGTTAGATCCATGGGGAGGCTTTGGCAACTTAGAGGACAGTATGAGTAAAATACAAAATCAGATAGCAGAGAGGATGAGTGAGGCACAAAAGGAAATTAACAAGGCTTTTACAAACGTTGACAAGCCGTATTCTGGGCAAATTCCGGCAGTAAACGTGTGGACAAAAGAGGATGGGGCATATCTGACATGCCAAATACCAGGCGTCACACCTGAGGACATGGAAATATCTGTGACAGGCAAGACTTTGACGCTAAAAGGCTCACGCAAAGCTGAGACACTTGAGGAACAACAGTCGTATCACAGAGCCGAACGCTGGACGGGTAATTTTGTAAGAACTCTGTCGCTGCCTTTTGACATTGATGCTAATAAGGTTGATGCCAATTTTTCAAAGGGCACTCTTAGTGTGACACTACCTATGGCAGAGGCTGAAAAACCAAGAAAAATCGAAATCAAAAGCCAATAA
- the waaF gene encoding lipopolysaccharide heptosyltransferase II: MFELSVASNILVREVNWVGDAVMTLPALRALRNAHKDDRISVLAKETVLPLFENDPNVDALISYSKAHEKLLGKLSLSSMLRAEKFDEAILFQNAFDAALITFLAGIKKRIGYNRDARGLLLTQRIPVNERTLKLHHVSYYLNLLIEAGIVAPYMLPWIYLTLAERLSARETLQPLKHPVIGINPQAAYGSAKCWPANNYLSVIKHIVAELNGSVVIFGTDTANKLPVDSLKDIVTENTCMDLTGKTTLRQLCALISECDAVITNDSGPMHIAYATATPLVAIFGSTSFELTGPPQIPKDCQFSFPSKILHNSLDCSPCFKRTCPHGHLKCMTSITPEQVSEALKNILCTKKAVFFDRDGTICEDAHYLNDFKDFKPFKGCEDLVKLKENGYLLIGITNQSGIARGIVDEGFVREVNNLFIEKYGFDGFYYCKHGSADKCACRKPSPGMLYKARTDFKIDLKNSFMVGDKDADINAGLTVGATSIYMESKKYPLTVPNIKKISSLQELHDML; this comes from the coding sequence TTGTTTGAATTGTCTGTGGCTTCAAATATTCTCGTAAGAGAGGTTAATTGGGTTGGGGATGCCGTGATGACGCTTCCTGCACTAAGGGCTTTACGAAATGCCCATAAAGACGACCGTATAAGCGTACTTGCAAAGGAAACTGTACTGCCTCTTTTTGAAAATGATCCAAATGTTGACGCACTGATTAGTTACAGTAAAGCTCATGAAAAACTACTCGGTAAGCTTAGTCTTTCATCCATGTTACGAGCTGAGAAATTCGATGAGGCAATCCTGTTTCAAAACGCTTTCGATGCAGCGCTTATCACGTTTTTAGCCGGAATAAAAAAAAGAATTGGTTATAACAGAGACGCAAGAGGTTTGCTTCTTACACAGAGAATTCCGGTAAATGAGCGGACACTAAAACTTCATCACGTGTCGTACTATTTAAATCTGCTCATAGAGGCCGGTATTGTTGCTCCGTACATGCTGCCGTGGATATATCTGACACTGGCTGAAAGACTATCGGCAAGAGAAACCCTTCAACCGCTTAAGCATCCGGTTATTGGTATTAATCCTCAGGCTGCTTACGGCTCAGCAAAGTGCTGGCCTGCCAACAATTACCTCTCAGTGATTAAACACATAGTGGCTGAGCTTAACGGTTCTGTGGTTATCTTTGGAACCGACACTGCAAACAAACTCCCTGTTGATTCATTGAAAGACATTGTCACAGAAAATACGTGTATGGACTTAACCGGAAAAACCACTCTTAGGCAGTTATGCGCTCTTATCTCAGAGTGTGACGCCGTTATAACCAATGACTCAGGCCCCATGCACATTGCCTACGCTACGGCAACACCGTTGGTTGCAATATTTGGCTCAACCTCTTTTGAGCTTACCGGGCCGCCACAGATACCCAAAGACTGCCAATTCAGCTTTCCGTCTAAAATCCTGCATAACTCACTTGACTGTTCACCGTGTTTTAAACGCACCTGCCCACATGGCCACCTTAAGTGCATGACCTCCATAACGCCTGAACAGGTAAGTGAAGCATTAAAAAATATTCTCTGTACGAAAAAGGCTGTGTTTTTTGACCGTGACGGAACAATCTGCGAAGATGCCCACTATTTGAATGACTTTAAGGATTTTAAACCGTTTAAAGGCTGTGAAGACCTGGTTAAACTTAAGGAAAACGGCTATCTGCTGATAGGTATCACAAACCAATCCGGGATTGCGCGCGGTATTGTGGATGAAGGGTTTGTGCGGGAGGTAAATAACTTATTCATAGAAAAATACGGTTTTGACGGTTTCTATTACTGCAAACACGGCAGCGCTGACAAGTGCGCTTGCAGAAAACCCTCACCAGGAATGCTTTATAAGGCACGCACTGATTTCAAGATTGACTTGAAAAACTCTTTTATGGTTGGCGATAAAGACGCTGATATTAATGCCGGTCTTACCGTGGGTGCAACCTCAATATATATGGAATCTAAAAAATATCCACTAACAGTCCCAAATATCAAAAAGATTTCCTCATTACAAGAACTTCACGATATGTTGTGA
- a CDS encoding helix-turn-helix transcriptional regulator: MDLKKRIGDYIAQLMAQYQLTYRMLSTVLGISPGRLSGYCKAKELPRADILIKLADIGGITVDDLLRTDKPPEHKEFMIAATGMSSVIPANSYIYKSGDMTDAQAAKVHDLAEEIVELERETSGKPKSLAAVYNAISKHFKVHYYRQIMETEFQKAESYLIRWKGKLKKAKAAPDKDILLRRKKRCSDILAITKKELGWTKKGLDNYIYEIYGVNSITDLEDSQLEHLYSKVSAMRG; this comes from the coding sequence ATGGATTTAAAAAAAAGAATAGGTGATTACATAGCCCAGCTGATGGCTCAATATCAGCTGACGTACAGGATGCTTTCAACCGTGTTGGGAATAAGTCCTGGCAGGTTATCGGGATATTGTAAGGCAAAAGAACTGCCTCGTGCCGATATTTTAATAAAACTTGCCGATATTGGAGGAATTACGGTTGACGACCTTCTTAGGACTGACAAACCGCCTGAGCATAAGGAATTTATGATAGCTGCAACCGGCATGTCCAGCGTGATACCTGCTAACAGCTACATATACAAAAGCGGTGATATGACGGATGCACAAGCGGCTAAGGTTCATGATTTGGCAGAGGAGATAGTGGAGCTTGAAAGAGAAACCAGTGGAAAGCCAAAAAGCCTTGCAGCTGTGTATAATGCCATCAGTAAGCACTTTAAAGTTCATTACTACAGGCAAATAATGGAGACAGAATTTCAAAAGGCTGAGTCGTACCTGATTAGATGGAAGGGCAAGTTAAAAAAGGCAAAAGCTGCACCTGATAAGGACATTCTATTGCGCAGAAAAAAACGATGTTCGGACATTTTGGCTATAACTAAAAAAGAGCTGGGCTGGACTAAGAAGGGGCTCGACAATTACATATACGAAATTTATGGAGTCAACTCAATAACCGATCTGGAGGATAGTCAACTGGAGCATCTGTACTCAAAGGTGTCGGCAATGAGAGGTTGA